A genomic window from Bradyrhizobium lupini includes:
- a CDS encoding aspartate aminotransferase family protein: MAARTSRVLHRSLRETPPKAIGGEGVYLFAEDGRRVIDASGGAAVSCLGHQHPRVIAALTKQASTLAYAHTAFFSSEPAEALAETLVGHEPGGLAYAYFVSGGSEAVEASIKLARQYFIERGEPQRQHFIARRQSYHGNTLGALAAGGNAWRRAPYAPLLSNAFSHVTPAFAYHEKHEGESDAQFVARLAAELEAEFQRLGPDTVAAFLAEPVVGATAGAVTAPDGYFRAVREICDRHGALLILDEVMSGMGRTGTTHAWEQEGVAPDIQAIAKGLGGGYQPIGAMLASGRIIDTIRSGSGAFLHGHTYLAHPLACAAALAVQDVIREDGLLDRVKERGKQLEQRLTERFGNHRHIGDIRGRGLFWAIELVADRASRTSFDPALKLNQKIKAEAFANGLGCYPGGGTADGIRGDHVLLAPPYITSAEEIDLIVDKLGTAVDSVLRRVNH, encoded by the coding sequence ATGGCCGCCCGCACCAGCCGCGTGCTGCATCGCTCGCTGCGCGAAACGCCGCCCAAGGCAATCGGCGGCGAAGGCGTCTATCTCTTTGCCGAGGACGGACGCCGCGTGATCGACGCCTCCGGCGGCGCGGCGGTCTCTTGCCTCGGCCACCAGCATCCACGCGTCATCGCGGCGCTGACGAAGCAGGCCTCGACCCTCGCTTATGCCCACACAGCCTTCTTCTCGTCGGAGCCGGCGGAGGCGCTTGCCGAGACGCTGGTCGGCCACGAGCCCGGTGGCCTCGCCTACGCCTATTTCGTCAGCGGCGGATCGGAAGCGGTTGAAGCCAGCATCAAGCTCGCGCGGCAATATTTCATCGAGCGCGGCGAGCCGCAGCGGCAGCACTTCATTGCGCGGCGGCAGAGCTACCACGGCAATACGCTCGGCGCGCTCGCGGCGGGCGGCAATGCCTGGCGCCGCGCGCCCTACGCGCCGCTGCTCTCCAACGCCTTCAGCCATGTGACCCCGGCCTTCGCTTATCACGAGAAGCACGAAGGTGAATCGGATGCGCAGTTCGTGGCGCGGCTCGCCGCCGAACTCGAAGCCGAGTTTCAGCGGCTTGGCCCCGACACCGTCGCCGCGTTCCTCGCAGAGCCCGTCGTCGGGGCCACCGCAGGTGCCGTCACGGCGCCGGACGGCTACTTCAGGGCGGTGCGCGAGATCTGCGACCGACACGGCGCGCTGCTCATTCTCGACGAGGTCATGAGCGGCATGGGCCGCACCGGCACCACGCACGCCTGGGAGCAGGAAGGCGTGGCACCCGACATCCAGGCGATCGCCAAGGGTCTCGGCGGCGGCTACCAGCCGATCGGTGCAATGCTCGCGAGCGGCAGGATCATCGACACAATCCGCTCAGGTTCGGGCGCCTTCCTGCACGGCCACACGTATCTGGCGCACCCTCTCGCTTGCGCCGCCGCGCTCGCGGTGCAGGACGTGATCCGCGAGGACGGCCTGCTCGACCGGGTCAAGGAGCGCGGCAAGCAGCTCGAGCAGCGGCTCACCGAGCGCTTCGGCAATCACCGCCATATCGGCGACATCAGGGGCCGCGGCCTGTTCTGGGCGATCGAGCTCGTCGCCGATCGCGCCAGCCGAACCTCGTTTGATCCCGCGCTGAAGCTGAATCAGAAGATCAAGGCGGAGGCCTTCGCCAACGGCCTCGGCTGCTATCCCGGCGGCGGCACCGCAGACGGCATCCGTGGCGACCACGTGCTGCTGGCGCCGCCCTATATCACCTCCGCGGAGGAGATCGATCTGATCGTCGACAAGCTCGGCACGGCCGTCGACAGCGTATTGCGTCGTGTCAATCACTGA
- a CDS encoding amino acid ABC transporter substrate-binding protein, translating into MMRKVVIIAGVLAASTVVASAATLDTVKSRGTLICGVSAGFAGFSAPDSQGNYKGLDVDYCRALAAGVLGDASKVRYVSLTAQNRFTALQSGEIDVLYRNSTQTYLRGVTLGLRQGPINFYDGQGFVVKKDLGVKEIKDLKGATVCVAQGTTHEVTLGDYGRANGIDWKPLVFDRVDTMYQTFFGGRCDAMTQDASALAGAVTTAAPNAADYVVLPQTISKEPLGPFTRNGDEVWSDIITWLHYGLIEAEELGVTQGNVDEMAKSQTPAIQRLLGASGDLGSRLGLDNKWLVTAIKATGNYGEIYERNVGKASPLKLERGLNGLWSKGGLMYAVPFK; encoded by the coding sequence ATGATGAGGAAAGTGGTTATCATAGCCGGCGTGCTCGCGGCGTCGACGGTGGTGGCGTCGGCGGCAACGCTCGACACGGTGAAGAGCCGCGGCACGCTGATATGCGGCGTCAGCGCCGGTTTCGCCGGCTTCTCCGCACCGGATTCGCAAGGCAACTACAAGGGTCTCGACGTCGATTATTGCCGCGCGCTCGCCGCCGGCGTGCTCGGCGATGCCAGCAAGGTGCGTTACGTCTCGCTGACCGCGCAGAACCGCTTCACCGCGCTCCAGTCCGGCGAGATCGACGTGCTCTACCGCAACTCGACGCAGACCTATCTGCGCGGTGTCACGCTGGGCCTGCGGCAAGGTCCAATCAACTTCTACGACGGTCAGGGCTTTGTCGTGAAGAAAGACCTCGGCGTGAAGGAGATCAAGGACCTCAAGGGCGCCACCGTCTGCGTCGCGCAGGGTACCACGCATGAGGTCACGCTCGGCGATTACGGCCGCGCCAACGGCATCGATTGGAAGCCGTTGGTGTTCGACCGCGTCGACACCATGTACCAGACCTTCTTCGGCGGCCGCTGCGATGCCATGACCCAGGACGCTTCCGCGCTTGCTGGCGCCGTGACGACCGCGGCGCCGAACGCGGCCGACTACGTCGTGCTGCCGCAGACCATCAGCAAGGAGCCGCTCGGCCCCTTCACCCGCAATGGCGACGAGGTCTGGAGCGACATCATCACCTGGCTGCACTACGGCTTGATCGAGGCCGAAGAGCTCGGCGTCACACAAGGCAATGTCGATGAGATGGCGAAGTCGCAGACGCCCGCGATCCAACGCCTGCTCGGTGCCTCCGGCGATCTCGGCTCGCGGCTCGGGCTCGACAACAAATGGCTGGTCACGGCCATCAAGGCCACCGGCAATTACGGCGAGATCTACGAGCGCAATGTCGGCAAGGCGAGCCCGCTCAAGCTCGAGCGCGGCCTCAACGGTCTCTGGAGCAAGGGCGGCTTGATGTACGCGGTGCCGTTTAAGTAA
- a CDS encoding aspartate/glutamate racemase family protein, with the protein MTKSPRIALIHALKHSIAPIEAAFAKVWPEARLMNLLDDSLSSDLARDGKLNDAMTERFLALGHYAAATGADAILFTCSAFGSCIEAVARAHAPMPVLKPNEAMIERAMTMGRRIGLLSTFPPTLASMPPEFPASVQIVPKLAEGALAALDRGDRATHDRLIVEAARDLRDCDVVALAQFSIAATAPLVAEATGRPVVTTPDSAVEKLMKLLAARA; encoded by the coding sequence ATGACGAAGTCTCCTCGCATCGCGCTGATCCACGCCCTCAAGCATTCCATCGCCCCGATCGAAGCTGCGTTCGCGAAGGTGTGGCCGGAAGCGCGGCTGATGAACCTGCTCGACGACAGCCTGTCGTCGGATCTGGCGCGTGACGGCAAGCTCAACGATGCCATGACCGAACGCTTTCTTGCGCTCGGCCACTACGCCGCGGCGACAGGCGCGGACGCGATCCTGTTCACCTGCTCGGCCTTCGGTTCCTGCATCGAGGCGGTTGCGCGCGCACATGCGCCGATGCCGGTGCTCAAGCCGAACGAAGCCATGATCGAGCGCGCGATGACGATGGGCCGGCGGATCGGCCTGCTCTCGACCTTCCCGCCGACGCTGGCTTCGATGCCGCCGGAATTTCCGGCCTCCGTCCAGATCGTGCCGAAACTCGCCGAAGGCGCGCTGGCCGCGCTCGACCGTGGCGACCGCGCTACGCATGACCGGCTGATCGTGGAAGCCGCACGCGATTTGCGCGATTGCGACGTCGTCGCGCTCGCGCAGTTCAGCATCGCGGCAACCGCGCCTCTCGTGGCAGAAGCCACCGGCCGCCCTGTCGTGACCACGCCCGACAGCGCCGTCGAGAAGCTGATGAAGCTGTTGGCGGCGAGGGCTTAA
- a CDS encoding TetR/AcrR family transcriptional regulator produces the protein MRSQLARKPENTYHHGDLRDALIKAALRKAEQGGTEAISIKALAKQLGVSQPAPYRHFADREALLAAVTAEAFRQLNGILRAAMAKLSKRSKLSLLAQATLDFGLRRNGIYRLMFASRTVSCAAKGSELHEATRETFALVVDALEAPAVDYLRERQALKIWAAVHGVVMLAEQGLFTGEAAHATREDLVEDFVSETKAALAAAIKGARRRKQAGA, from the coding sequence ATGCGTTCACAACTTGCCCGCAAGCCCGAGAATACCTACCACCACGGCGATCTCCGCGACGCCTTGATCAAGGCCGCGCTGCGCAAAGCCGAGCAGGGCGGGACGGAGGCGATCAGCATCAAGGCGCTGGCAAAGCAGCTGGGTGTTTCGCAGCCGGCGCCCTACCGGCATTTCGCCGATCGCGAGGCGCTGCTTGCGGCGGTGACGGCGGAGGCGTTCCGGCAGCTCAACGGGATATTGCGGGCGGCGATGGCAAAGCTGTCGAAGCGGTCGAAGCTGTCGCTGCTGGCGCAGGCGACGCTGGATTTCGGCTTACGCCGCAATGGCATCTACCGCTTGATGTTCGCCTCGCGCACGGTGTCGTGTGCGGCGAAAGGCAGCGAGCTGCACGAAGCGACCCGCGAAACCTTTGCGCTCGTGGTCGACGCATTGGAAGCCCCGGCCGTTGATTATCTGCGCGAGCGGCAGGCGCTCAAGATCTGGGCGGCGGTGCACGGCGTGGTGATGCTGGCTGAGCAGGGACTGTTCACCGGCGAGGCGGCCCATGCCACGCGCGAAGACCTGGTCGAGGATTTTGTCAGTGAAACCAAGGCCGCGCTTGCGGCGGCGATCAAAGGCGCGCGGCGCCGGAAACAGGCTGGCGCTTAA
- a CDS encoding ferredoxin, with the protein MTERLRVHVDPDKCQGHARCKALAPELFELDEYGNAHEAGDGTVPPGLEDKAWLAKSNCPEIAIDVIEE; encoded by the coding sequence ATGACAGAGCGACTGAGGGTTCACGTTGATCCCGACAAATGCCAGGGGCACGCGCGCTGCAAGGCGCTGGCGCCGGAGCTGTTCGAGCTGGACGAATACGGCAACGCCCACGAAGCCGGCGACGGCACGGTCCCGCCCGGCCTCGAAGACAAGGCCTGGCTCGCCAAGTCCAATTGCCCGGAAATCGCGATCGACGTGATCGAGGAGTAG
- a CDS encoding cytochrome P450 — MSDISQPTAHPPVTDWVHDFDHTDPQWTEDPFPIWDELRAASPVVHTERFLGCYMPTTYEAVREIANDSEHFSSRRIIVRDVRPEITSRNSAPPITSDPPVHKPAKQLLLPPFTPDAMKKLEPRVRAICNELIDGFITEGRLDAAERYTKHIPVRAIAHMLGIPETDSDLFIRWIHMILELGIKDENTLLQAVHEMSAYFSAHIEARKNKPTDDLISYLMNARDKDGNPLEDLHVLGSLRLLLIAGIDTTWSAIGSSLWHLARTPADRERLVAEPELIPTAVEELLRAYSPVTMAREVVKETTISGCPVKAGNMVLLSFPAANRDPKMFPDADKVVIDRRENRHAAFGLGIHRCVGSNLARMEMQVALEEWLKRIPGFALDPAGTVTWSQGTVRGPRQLPFLLGKAM; from the coding sequence ATGTCCGACATCAGCCAGCCCACCGCCCATCCGCCCGTGACCGACTGGGTCCATGATTTCGACCACACCGATCCGCAATGGACGGAAGATCCCTTCCCGATTTGGGACGAGCTGCGCGCCGCAAGCCCGGTCGTGCATACCGAACGCTTCCTCGGCTGCTACATGCCGACGACCTATGAGGCAGTGCGCGAGATCGCCAACGACAGCGAGCATTTCTCCTCACGTCGCATCATCGTCCGCGACGTTCGCCCGGAGATCACCAGCAGAAACTCCGCCCCGCCGATCACGTCCGATCCGCCGGTGCACAAGCCAGCCAAGCAATTGCTGCTGCCGCCGTTCACGCCGGACGCGATGAAGAAGCTGGAGCCGCGGGTGCGCGCGATCTGCAACGAGTTGATCGACGGTTTCATCACCGAAGGCCGACTGGACGCGGCAGAGCGCTACACCAAGCACATTCCGGTTCGCGCGATCGCACACATGCTCGGCATCCCCGAGACGGACAGCGATCTCTTCATCCGATGGATCCACATGATCCTGGAACTTGGCATCAAGGACGAAAACACGTTGCTCCAGGCGGTGCACGAGATGAGCGCCTATTTCAGCGCCCATATCGAAGCGCGCAAGAACAAGCCAACCGACGACCTCATCTCCTACCTGATGAATGCCAGGGACAAGGACGGCAATCCGCTCGAGGATCTGCATGTGCTGGGCTCGCTGCGCCTGCTCCTGATCGCCGGCATCGACACTACCTGGAGCGCGATCGGCTCCTCGCTCTGGCACCTTGCCCGGACGCCCGCCGACCGCGAGCGCCTGGTTGCCGAGCCCGAGCTGATCCCGACCGCGGTGGAGGAGCTGCTGCGCGCCTATTCGCCGGTGACGATGGCGCGCGAAGTGGTCAAGGAGACCACGATTTCGGGCTGCCCGGTCAAGGCAGGCAACATGGTGCTGCTGTCCTTCCCGGCCGCCAACCGGGATCCGAAAATGTTTCCGGATGCTGACAAGGTCGTAATTGACCGCCGCGAGAACCGCCACGCCGCCTTCGGCCTCGGCATCCACCGCTGCGTCGGCTCGAACCTTGCGCGCATGGAGATGCAGGTTGCGCTGGAGGAATGGCTGAAGCGCATTCCGGGCTTCGCCCTCGATCCGGCAGGCACGGTGACCTGGTCCCAAGGAACCGTCAGAGGCCCCCGCCAGTTGCCATTTTTGCTTGGAAAGGCGATGTAG
- a CDS encoding sulfite oxidase-like oxidoreductase, whose translation MAEDNEPPDSKLTRTKEKWAREGRFLTGKITRPEDQRLPPGQHLTKDWPVLDLGVVPPISREHWRLDVYGAIENPVFWTFAEFAAQKQAQFISDIHCVTTWSRYDNEWEGLATRELLAACQPRPDARFVVLHSHDGYTTNLALDDFAAEDALLAHSWSGEPLSAEHGGPVRLVVPHLYFWKSAKWVQSIEFLTEDAPGFWEVRGYHNRGDPWAEQRYSGD comes from the coding sequence ATGGCCGAAGACAACGAGCCGCCCGACAGCAAGCTGACGCGCACCAAGGAAAAATGGGCGCGCGAGGGCCGCTTTTTGACAGGCAAGATCACGCGCCCGGAAGATCAGCGCCTGCCGCCCGGTCAGCATCTGACAAAGGACTGGCCGGTGCTCGATCTCGGAGTCGTACCGCCGATTTCGCGCGAGCACTGGCGGCTCGACGTCTACGGCGCGATCGAGAACCCCGTGTTCTGGACCTTTGCCGAGTTCGCCGCCCAGAAGCAGGCGCAGTTCATCTCCGACATCCACTGCGTCACCACCTGGTCGCGCTACGACAATGAGTGGGAGGGGCTCGCCACGCGCGAGCTGCTCGCGGCCTGCCAGCCGCGCCCGGACGCGCGCTTCGTCGTGTTGCATTCCCATGATGGCTACACCACCAACCTCGCGCTGGACGACTTTGCCGCCGAGGACGCATTGCTCGCCCATAGCTGGTCCGGTGAGCCATTGTCGGCCGAACATGGCGGCCCGGTACGGCTGGTCGTGCCGCATCTGTATTTCTGGAAGAGCGCCAAATGGGTTCAGTCGATCGAATTCCTGACCGAGGACGCGCCGGGCTTCTGGGAAGTCCGTGGCTACCATAACCGCGGCGATCCCTGGGCAGAGCAACGCTATTCGGGCGACTAG
- a CDS encoding bifunctional alpha/beta hydrolase/OsmC family protein, with product MPTERFQFTGEGGHQLSAALELPDGEPGAFALFAHCFTCGKDTLAAKRISVALAAKGIAVLRFDFTGLGSSEGDFANSTFSSNVADLVRAADHLRSVRKAPSILIGHSLGGAAILAAAGRIPEAKAVVTIAAPSDPAHVTGLFKEHLGDIRTQGEVEVSLAGRPFRIKREFLDDVAEHELMKDVAGLHKALLVMHSPVDDTVGIDNATKLFVSARHPKSFVSLDHADHLLTKPADALYAADVIAAWASRYIDAAKPAKAMDLPEAPRRVVVQETRKSKFNQTISVGPHQLVADEPVAAGGEDAGPGPYDLLLAGLGACTSMTMRLYANRKSLPLDRVTVSLKHSKIYAKDCAECETRDGMLDQIERDIAMDGALDPEQRKKLMEIADKCPVHRTLTSEIRIVTKAVD from the coding sequence ATGCCGACAGAGCGCTTTCAATTCACCGGCGAAGGCGGCCATCAGCTTTCGGCCGCGCTGGAGCTACCCGACGGCGAGCCCGGGGCCTTCGCGCTGTTCGCGCATTGCTTCACCTGCGGCAAGGACACGCTGGCCGCCAAACGCATCTCGGTCGCGCTGGCCGCCAAGGGCATCGCGGTGCTGCGCTTCGACTTCACCGGGCTCGGCTCCAGCGAGGGGGATTTTGCCAATTCGACGTTTTCCTCCAACGTTGCCGATCTCGTGCGCGCCGCCGATCATCTGCGTAGCGTCCGCAAGGCGCCGTCGATTCTGATCGGTCACAGCCTCGGCGGCGCCGCGATCCTTGCGGCAGCAGGACGAATCCCGGAAGCCAAGGCGGTTGTGACCATTGCGGCACCATCCGATCCCGCCCACGTCACCGGCCTTTTCAAAGAGCATCTCGGCGACATTCGCACGCAAGGTGAGGTCGAAGTCTCGCTTGCGGGACGCCCGTTCCGGATCAAGCGCGAATTCCTCGACGACGTCGCCGAGCACGAGCTGATGAAAGACGTCGCCGGCCTGCACAAGGCGCTGTTGGTGATGCATTCTCCGGTCGACGATACCGTCGGTATCGACAATGCGACGAAGCTCTTCGTCTCCGCCAGGCATCCCAAGAGCTTCGTCTCGCTCGACCATGCCGATCATCTCCTGACCAAGCCGGCCGACGCGCTCTATGCAGCCGACGTGATCGCGGCCTGGGCGAGCCGGTACATCGACGCGGCCAAACCTGCGAAGGCGATGGATCTCCCCGAGGCGCCGCGCCGGGTCGTGGTGCAGGAGACCCGCAAGAGCAAGTTCAACCAGACCATCTCCGTCGGTCCGCATCAGCTCGTCGCGGACGAGCCGGTCGCCGCCGGCGGCGAGGATGCCGGCCCTGGTCCTTACGATCTCCTGCTCGCTGGCCTCGGGGCCTGTACCTCGATGACCATGCGCCTCTATGCCAACCGCAAGTCGTTGCCGCTCGATCGTGTCACCGTCTCACTGAAGCATTCCAAGATCTATGCAAAAGACTGCGCGGAATGCGAGACGCGCGATGGCATGCTCGACCAGATCGAGCGCGACATCGCGATGGACGGCGCGCTCGATCCCGAGCAGCGCAAGAAATTGATGGAGATCGCCGACAAGTGCCCGGTGCACCGGACGCTGACGTCGGAAATCCGCATCGTGACCAAGGCCGTGGATTAG
- a CDS encoding PLP-dependent aminotransferase family protein, whose product MISALIELNRADDEGLVAQLTSQLRSLIATGRLVKGRTLPSSRGLASDLGVSRNTVSYAFEQLAAEGYLEASHGRRPMVAVDGGERVTEAGAVASRIRPGKPRLSPWASSLTQTDWPMSYQARLRPLRPGHGDFREFPNEVWARCLRRSAVRAARRELGPVNRPRLREALAHYLATSRGVRATADQILILPSAQAALTLIAAAVITPGDDVWVEDPGYPGAAAAFRASGARVIGMSLDEQGMQRIGGLAAPTLIFMTPSHQHPTGRLMSLSRRTEFLGLSRPGKTWIVEDDYDGEFHYDSRPVPALQGLDAHGRVFYVGTFSKVMTSDIRLGYLVIPRAMVGTLEIVQRHIGLIAASHIQEALAEFIADGHFLAHLRRVRRIYHARRDHLVEGLERHLGDVLSAEVPPGGIQLVARLKRGRADQVAVKRLVEAGVETRALSGLALGRPRDHGLLLGFAAWRESEITAAVRTMASCF is encoded by the coding sequence ATGATCTCCGCCCTGATCGAGCTGAACCGGGCCGACGACGAGGGGCTGGTGGCTCAACTGACGAGCCAGCTCCGAAGCTTGATCGCGACCGGGCGTCTCGTCAAAGGCCGCACGCTGCCGTCGAGCCGTGGGCTTGCGAGCGATCTCGGCGTCTCGCGCAACACCGTCAGCTATGCGTTCGAGCAACTCGCCGCCGAGGGATATCTCGAAGCCTCGCACGGCCGCCGTCCGATGGTTGCGGTCGACGGCGGCGAGCGCGTCACAGAGGCTGGCGCCGTCGCATCTCGCATACGCCCTGGCAAGCCGCGGCTTTCGCCCTGGGCGTCGAGCCTCACGCAGACCGACTGGCCGATGTCTTATCAGGCGCGACTGAGACCCTTGCGTCCCGGACATGGCGATTTCAGGGAGTTTCCCAACGAGGTCTGGGCGCGCTGCCTGCGCCGCAGCGCTGTGCGCGCGGCGAGGCGCGAGCTCGGACCGGTCAATCGGCCGCGCCTGCGCGAGGCACTGGCGCATTATCTTGCGACCAGCAGGGGCGTGCGCGCGACGGCGGATCAGATCCTGATTCTGCCGAGCGCGCAGGCTGCGCTGACTTTGATCGCGGCCGCCGTCATCACCCCCGGCGACGATGTCTGGGTCGAGGATCCCGGCTATCCCGGCGCCGCGGCCGCCTTCCGCGCATCCGGTGCGCGCGTGATCGGGATGAGTTTGGACGAGCAGGGCATGCAGCGGATTGGTGGCTTGGCGGCCCCGACCTTGATCTTCATGACGCCGTCGCATCAGCACCCGACCGGCCGCCTGATGTCGCTCTCGCGCCGCACGGAGTTTCTTGGCCTGAGCAGGCCCGGCAAGACCTGGATCGTGGAGGACGATTACGACGGCGAATTCCACTATGATAGCCGGCCGGTGCCGGCCCTGCAGGGACTCGATGCCCACGGCCGCGTGTTCTATGTCGGCACGTTCTCCAAGGTCATGACCTCGGATATCCGGCTCGGCTACCTCGTCATACCGCGGGCCATGGTCGGTACTCTCGAGATCGTACAGCGGCACATCGGACTGATCGCCGCGAGCCACATCCAGGAGGCGCTGGCCGAGTTCATTGCCGACGGGCATTTCCTGGCGCATCTGCGCCGGGTGCGCCGGATCTATCACGCCCGCCGCGATCACCTCGTGGAGGGATTGGAGCGCCATTTGGGCGATGTGCTCTCTGCCGAAGTGCCCCCCGGTGGCATTCAGCTCGTCGCGCGTCTCAAGCGCGGTCGCGCTGATCAGGTGGCGGTCAAGCGGCTGGTCGAAGCGGGCGTTGAAACGCGTGCCCTGTCCGGCTTGGCACTGGGCAGGCCGCGCGACCACGGCCTGCTGCTCGGCTTCGCGGCCTGGCGCGAGAGCGAGATCACCGCGGCGGTGCGAACAATGGCGTCGTGCTTCTAG
- a CDS encoding DMT family transporter, whose amino-acid sequence MNSLSPRAAVGLFLIVVLAWGINWSVTKQLVQFLPPLWASAIRSWIALAGLFVILGLSNNLMIPERRDIPVVLSVALLHMTVFSVLVAAGVRFLPASKAVVLGYTTPLWVAIAAPLLGKDTLTAPKLAGALLGLIGLIVILNPASIDWTNTNVVLGAGMVILAAISWAANIIYIRAHRWIASPLQLLIWQVLVATIVLSVSATIADGLPHVEWSWRLVLLFLYSGLIGTVLAYWAMSMVNKSISALTTSLGTTATPLVGIASAAILLGEPIDMSLVIAAALIITGIGLASLGDRLLRGQATAKG is encoded by the coding sequence ATGAACTCCCTATCCCCCCGCGCAGCCGTTGGCCTGTTTCTCATCGTCGTGCTGGCTTGGGGCATAAACTGGTCGGTGACGAAGCAACTTGTCCAATTCCTTCCACCACTGTGGGCTTCAGCGATCCGGAGTTGGATCGCGCTGGCTGGATTGTTCGTGATTCTCGGGCTCAGCAACAATCTGATGATTCCGGAGCGTCGCGACATCCCGGTGGTCCTGAGCGTTGCACTGCTGCACATGACCGTGTTCTCGGTCCTGGTTGCGGCCGGTGTGCGCTTCCTACCCGCGAGCAAGGCCGTTGTGCTCGGCTACACCACGCCACTCTGGGTCGCGATCGCCGCGCCGCTGCTCGGGAAGGACACTTTGACGGCGCCGAAGCTCGCCGGCGCGCTGCTGGGCCTGATCGGCCTGATCGTCATCCTGAACCCGGCCTCGATCGACTGGACCAACACCAATGTCGTGCTCGGCGCCGGCATGGTGATCCTGGCCGCGATCTCATGGGCCGCGAACATTATCTATATCCGCGCCCATCGCTGGATTGCCTCGCCGCTCCAGCTTCTGATCTGGCAAGTGCTCGTGGCAACCATCGTGCTATCGGTGAGCGCGACCATCGCGGATGGCCTGCCGCATGTGGAGTGGTCGTGGAGACTCGTTTTGCTGTTCCTGTATTCCGGGCTGATCGGGACGGTGCTCGCCTATTGGGCGATGTCGATGGTGAATAAGAGCATCTCGGCCCTGACGACCTCGCTCGGCACCACCGCAACGCCGCTCGTCGGCATCGCCAGCGCCGCGATCCTGCTGGGCGAGCCGATCGACATGAGTCTGGTGATAGCGGCCGCGCTGATCATCACCGGCATCGGTCTCGCATCGCTCGGCGATCGCCTGCTGCGTGGTCAGGCTACCGCGAAGGGCTGA
- a CDS encoding YeeE/YedE family protein, producing MDSSPQLIILAGLVVGLVYGAVGLLSGFCLMSSMRGWLSEGDGRLVRTYALAIAVATTASQFLAGTGMVNLGKSIYLQQSFSMPVLFLGGLLFGYGMVLSNGCGSRALVLLGRGNLRSFVVVVVLAIAAQMTLKGLIAPARIAVVQASQTTVNVNSLPSLFAMFGPAEALSRAMAAAVVVVTLILFAFAHPAFRRSPGQIAAGVVVGLLVAGGWFVTGYLGADDFNPVPVTSLTFVAPIADSLQYAMLSTGLTLNFGIATVAGVFAGSLVTALATGRFHLEGYSSPRHMLRSAAGAALMGIGGVMAFGCSIGQGLTGVSTLALGSFVAVTGILLGTTAGLRGILRVQPFAVA from the coding sequence ATGGATTCGTCTCCCCAACTCATCATCCTCGCCGGCCTCGTCGTCGGCCTGGTCTACGGCGCTGTCGGCCTGCTCAGCGGCTTCTGCCTGATGAGCAGCATGCGCGGCTGGTTGTCGGAGGGGGATGGGCGGTTGGTCCGAACCTATGCGCTGGCGATCGCGGTTGCGACCACAGCGAGCCAGTTCCTCGCCGGCACCGGCATGGTCAATCTCGGCAAGTCGATTTACCTGCAACAGTCCTTCTCGATGCCGGTGCTGTTTCTCGGCGGACTTCTGTTCGGATACGGCATGGTACTGTCCAACGGCTGCGGTTCGCGCGCGCTGGTGCTGCTCGGTCGTGGCAATCTCCGCTCCTTCGTCGTGGTGGTCGTGCTCGCCATCGCCGCGCAGATGACGCTCAAGGGCCTGATCGCGCCGGCGCGCATCGCCGTGGTCCAGGCCTCGCAAACCACGGTCAACGTGAATTCGCTGCCGTCATTGTTCGCCATGTTCGGTCCGGCTGAAGCGCTTTCGCGCGCAATGGCTGCTGCTGTCGTTGTCGTCACGCTGATCCTTTTTGCTTTCGCGCACCCAGCGTTCCGGCGTTCGCCCGGCCAGATTGCAGCCGGTGTCGTCGTGGGTCTCCTCGTCGCCGGCGGCTGGTTCGTCACCGGCTATCTCGGCGCGGATGATTTCAACCCCGTCCCCGTGACCTCGCTTACCTTCGTCGCGCCGATCGCGGACAGCCTGCAATATGCCATGCTCTCGACGGGCCTGACGCTGAATTTCGGCATCGCGACGGTTGCCGGTGTCTTCGCCGGCAGTCTGGTCACCGCGCTTGCGACGGGCCGTTTCCATCTCGAAGGCTATTCCTCGCCACGCCATATGCTGCGATCGGCGGCTGGCGCCGCGCTGATGGGCATCGGCGGCGTGATGGCGTTCGGCTGTTCGATCGGCCAAGGGCTCACCGGCGTGTCGACGCTCGCGCTCGGCTCATTCGTCGCTGTCACCGGCATCCTGCTCGGCACGACGGCGGGCTTGCGCGGGATACTGCGCGTTCAGCCCTTCGCGGTAGCCTGA